In Desulfomonile tiedjei DSM 6799, a genomic segment contains:
- a CDS encoding DEAD/DEAH box helicase family protein, whose translation MALHKDFPESPHAILDPAIRWFPADEALRESSAEKLMPPLVPQLRRKVKEWRDSGYVGATDASKALLNWWFNTPHLLPKADGTMAEFQYYFAQREALETIIYLYDVVAVRDKFDLMRFDGSGAVSAGMFDETWRRFVVKMATGAGKTKVMSLVLAWSFYHKLYEPESELARNFLVIAPNIIVLDRIYKDFQGLRIFFEDPVIPDNGVNGRNWRDDFQLTVHRQDEVRITRPTGNIFLTNVHRVYAGNDIPPSPDDDDTMDYFLGKRPSGATTDSKVDLGMIVRDIDELTVLNDEAHHIHDPRMAWFKSIEDIHNRLKQKGAALSLQVDVTATPKHNNGAIFVQTVSDYPLVEAISQNVVKHPVLPDAASRAKLVERKSAKFTEKYADYLNLGVIEWRKAYSEHEKMDKKAILFVMTDDTRNCDDVKTYLEGNYPDLKDAVLVIHTKANGEISESTSGKSKEELDKLREQANTIDGFDSPYKAIISVMVLKEGWDVKNVTTIVGLRAYSAKSNILPEQTLGRGLRKMYPGGIEEYVSVVGTNAFMDFVESIQAEGVVLERKPMGEGTEAKTPLVVEIDKENSKKDLDALDIEIPVLTPRIYREYKNLSDLDVSALGHQRVLYLQFSEEEQREIVFKDITTGEVTHTTFLDTAGIADYRSVLGYFTQTIMKDLRLVSGYDVLYAKVKAFVQDELFGRPVDLESPNTLRNLSELTATKTLLDTFKRAINALTVQDKGDAEIRDRIKLRDTRPFVAKDQGYLMPKKSVFNRIIGDSHFELVFASFLENCDDVLSYAKNYLAVHFKLDYVNRDGDISNYYPDFFVKLSAKRIAVVETKGQADLDVPLKMQRLRQWCEDINRVQTDIQYDFVYVDQESFEKYRPASFRQLIDCFKEYREATQ comes from the coding sequence ATGGCGCTGCACAAAGACTTCCCCGAATCCCCCCACGCTATACTCGATCCAGCGATACGCTGGTTCCCTGCGGATGAAGCCTTACGAGAGTCGAGTGCGGAAAAACTGATGCCCCCTTTGGTTCCACAGCTTCGCCGCAAAGTGAAAGAATGGAGAGACAGCGGTTATGTGGGGGCAACTGATGCCAGCAAAGCCCTGCTCAATTGGTGGTTCAACACTCCGCATCTCCTCCCCAAGGCCGATGGGACAATGGCCGAATTTCAGTATTATTTTGCACAACGGGAAGCACTGGAAACCATCATCTATTTGTACGATGTAGTGGCCGTGCGGGACAAGTTCGACCTCATGCGGTTCGACGGTTCTGGAGCTGTCTCGGCGGGTATGTTTGATGAGACTTGGCGGCGTTTTGTCGTAAAGATGGCCACAGGGGCGGGCAAGACAAAGGTCATGAGCTTGGTGCTGGCCTGGAGCTTCTACCACAAACTGTATGAGCCTGAGTCAGAGTTGGCACGCAATTTTCTGGTTATCGCACCGAACATAATCGTGTTGGATCGCATCTACAAAGATTTTCAAGGACTACGAATTTTCTTTGAAGATCCCGTCATCCCAGACAATGGCGTGAACGGACGCAACTGGAGAGATGATTTTCAGCTTACGGTGCATCGCCAAGACGAGGTACGTATCACCCGACCCACGGGTAACATCTTCCTGACCAACGTTCATCGTGTCTATGCTGGTAACGATATTCCACCATCGCCTGACGATGACGACACAATGGATTATTTCCTGGGTAAGCGCCCAAGTGGCGCAACTACAGACTCCAAAGTGGATTTGGGCATGATCGTCCGTGACATTGACGAACTCACGGTCCTTAATGACGAGGCGCACCACATCCACGATCCACGCATGGCTTGGTTTAAGTCCATCGAAGATATTCACAACCGATTGAAGCAAAAAGGCGCTGCTCTTTCTCTGCAAGTGGACGTGACGGCGACACCCAAGCACAACAACGGGGCCATATTCGTGCAGACCGTTTCGGATTATCCGCTTGTCGAAGCCATTTCTCAAAACGTGGTCAAGCACCCTGTCCTGCCTGACGCCGCCAGTCGTGCAAAACTCGTTGAACGCAAGAGCGCCAAATTTACGGAGAAATACGCTGATTACCTCAACCTCGGCGTGATAGAGTGGCGCAAAGCTTATTCAGAGCATGAAAAGATGGATAAGAAGGCCATCCTGTTTGTAATGACCGACGACACCCGAAATTGCGACGATGTGAAGACGTATCTGGAGGGCAACTATCCTGATTTGAAAGACGCTGTATTGGTCATCCACACCAAGGCCAACGGTGAAATTTCCGAATCCACTTCAGGCAAGAGCAAAGAAGAATTGGACAAGCTGCGTGAGCAGGCCAACACTATTGACGGGTTCGACAGCCCCTACAAAGCCATCATCTCGGTCATGGTGCTCAAGGAGGGCTGGGACGTGAAGAACGTCACAACCATTGTCGGACTCCGTGCTTATTCCGCCAAGAGCAACATCCTGCCTGAACAGACCTTGGGACGAGGCCTTCGCAAGATGTACCCTGGCGGCATAGAGGAATATGTCAGCGTCGTCGGTACGAACGCCTTTATGGATTTCGTGGAATCAATTCAAGCTGAAGGTGTCGTGCTGGAGCGTAAACCGATGGGAGAGGGAACCGAGGCAAAGACCCCGCTCGTCGTAGAGATTGACAAAGAAAACTCGAAGAAAGACCTCGATGCTTTGGATATAGAGATACCAGTGCTGACTCCACGTATCTACCGAGAGTACAAGAATCTGAGCGACCTGGATGTGAGCGCACTGGGTCATCAGCGTGTGCTCTATCTACAGTTCAGTGAGGAAGAACAACGGGAAATCGTATTTAAGGACATCACAACGGGCGAAGTCACGCATACGACATTCCTGGATACGGCAGGTATTGCCGATTACCGAAGTGTCCTTGGCTACTTCACGCAAACCATAATGAAGGACCTGCGGCTGGTGAGCGGATACGACGTGCTCTACGCTAAGGTGAAAGCCTTTGTCCAAGATGAGTTGTTTGGCCGTCCCGTTGACCTGGAGAGTCCCAATACCCTACGCAACTTGTCTGAGCTTACGGCCACCAAAACGCTGCTGGATACGTTCAAGAGAGCTATTAATGCTTTGACCGTGCAGGACAAAGGCGACGCCGAAATTCGGGACAGAATTAAGTTGAGGGATACACGTCCCTTCGTGGCAAAGGATCAGGGCTATCTTATGCCCAAGAAGAGCGTCTTTAATCGCATAATCGGGGACAGCCACTTTGAACTTGTATTTGCAAGTTTCTTGGAAAATTGCGACGACGTGCTTTCCTATGCCAAGAATTATCTGGCGGTCCATTTCAAGCTGGACTACGTGAACAGGGACGGGGACATCTCCAACTATTACCCTGATTTCTTTGTTAAGCTCTCGGCCAAGCGCATTGCCGTTGTGGAAACAAAGGGCCAGGCGGACTTGGATGTACCGCTCAAGATGCAACGCTTGCGGCAGTGGTGCGAGGACATCAACCGAGTCCAGACCGACATACAATACGACTTTGTTTATGTTGACCAGGAAAGCTTTGAGAAGTACAGACCTGCCTCATTTCGACAGTTAATCGATTGTTTCAAGGAATATAGAGAAGCAACTCAATAA
- a CDS encoding site-specific DNA-methyltransferase, which yields MPRLTDQEKQEIIRFIDADKPLPDKYRFLLFDEKREVELVWNGKTGEVCNIVLPFQVIEQVDEPRAEKPDDTKIQFDLFDLDNRGRQLKGWTNKLIWGDNKLILSSLKNGPLREEVENQGGIKLIYIDPPFDVGADFSMDIEIGGDTFTKKPSILEEIAYRDTWGKGADSFIAMIYERLALMRDLLAQDGSIYVHCDFRVNSFLRGILDEVFGNDNFRNEITWKRRVGMSSAVHESNRFGVCTDVILFYVKSNKATFTPQYNADSPEYQEYIRTRFTYVDETGRRYQPTSLVNPGYRPNLIYDYKGYKSPPNGWMITKEKMEEWDREGRLYFPKDPSGRIRRKSFADELKGMPVQNLWSDIYEINSQATERVDYPTQKPEALLERIFDASSAEGDLVADFFCGSGTTAAVAERLGRKWIVSDLGKFAIHTTRKRMIGVQRQLKATGKNYRAFEILNLGKYERQHYIGINPNLREEEQRKQLEAKEAAFVDLILRAYRAEKTDGFATFHGKKGGRLVAVGPVNLPVTRLFVEEVILECRKKHITRVDILGFEFEMGLFPNVLDEARAKGIDIAPKYIPAEVFDKRAVEKNQVVFHDVAAIEVKPLFQKNSIAVELTDFSVFYSQDSVAAAEATLKDKSSKVVVERGQIVKVSKDKNGIITRERLTQHWTDWIDYWAVDFNFENKREIVRVKNEESGEWEERWTGDFIFENEWQSFRTKKDRKLELKSVLHECTPGRRKLAVKVVDIFGNDTMTIIEVNVGGKK from the coding sequence ATGCCACGACTGACTGATCAAGAAAAGCAGGAAATCATTCGGTTCATAGACGCCGATAAGCCTTTGCCAGACAAATACCGCTTCCTCCTGTTCGATGAGAAGCGGGAGGTGGAATTGGTATGGAACGGAAAGACGGGCGAGGTCTGCAACATCGTCCTGCCTTTCCAAGTCATCGAGCAGGTAGACGAGCCCCGTGCGGAAAAGCCAGACGACACAAAGATACAGTTCGATCTCTTTGACCTGGACAACCGTGGCCGACAGCTCAAGGGATGGACCAACAAGCTGATCTGGGGGGACAACAAGCTCATTCTTTCGTCGCTGAAGAACGGGCCGCTCCGTGAGGAAGTGGAAAATCAGGGCGGCATCAAACTCATTTATATCGATCCCCCGTTTGACGTGGGTGCAGACTTCAGCATGGATATCGAGATTGGGGGCGATACCTTTACCAAGAAGCCGAGCATTCTGGAAGAGATTGCCTACCGAGACACATGGGGGAAAGGCGCTGATTCATTCATCGCCATGATTTATGAGCGACTGGCGTTGATGAGAGATTTGCTGGCTCAAGACGGAAGTATTTATGTACACTGCGATTTTCGTGTGAACAGCTTTCTGCGTGGAATCTTGGACGAAGTGTTCGGAAACGACAACTTCAGAAACGAAATAACCTGGAAGCGTCGGGTAGGAATGAGTAGTGCAGTGCATGAATCCAACCGATTCGGGGTTTGCACAGACGTAATCCTATTCTACGTCAAATCGAACAAAGCAACGTTTACACCCCAGTACAACGCAGATTCACCAGAGTATCAGGAATATATTAGAACCCGTTTCACATATGTGGATGAGACAGGGAGGCGCTATCAGCCGACTAGCCTCGTGAATCCAGGTTATCGGCCCAACCTCATATATGACTACAAGGGTTACAAGTCCCCACCAAACGGCTGGATGATCACGAAAGAAAAAATGGAAGAGTGGGATAGAGAGGGACGCCTCTACTTTCCTAAAGATCCTTCGGGACGGATTCGCCGAAAAAGTTTCGCCGATGAATTGAAGGGAATGCCTGTTCAAAACCTCTGGTCCGACATCTACGAAATTAACTCACAGGCGACGGAGCGGGTCGATTACCCCACGCAGAAGCCTGAAGCCTTGTTGGAACGCATATTCGATGCCTCATCAGCCGAAGGCGACCTCGTAGCCGACTTCTTTTGCGGTTCAGGTACCACCGCTGCCGTGGCCGAGAGACTCGGGCGCAAATGGATCGTTAGCGATTTGGGCAAATTCGCCATTCACACCACTCGTAAGCGCATGATCGGCGTGCAGCGGCAACTCAAGGCCACAGGAAAGAACTACCGTGCCTTTGAAATCCTCAACTTGGGCAAGTACGAGCGCCAGCACTATATCGGCATCAACCCTAACCTGCGTGAAGAAGAACAGCGAAAGCAACTGGAAGCAAAGGAAGCAGCTTTTGTCGATCTGATCCTACGTGCCTACCGGGCCGAAAAGACAGACGGCTTTGCTACCTTCCACGGCAAAAAGGGCGGGCGGCTCGTGGCCGTTGGGCCTGTGAACCTCCCTGTAACTCGCTTGTTCGTGGAAGAGGTCATTCTCGAATGTCGGAAGAAGCACATTACCCGAGTGGACATTTTGGGCTTTGAGTTCGAGATGGGGCTCTTTCCAAATGTGCTGGACGAAGCCCGAGCCAAAGGAATTGACATTGCTCCCAAGTATATCCCTGCGGAGGTCTTTGACAAACGGGCCGTAGAAAAGAATCAGGTGGTGTTTCACGACGTAGCGGCTATCGAGGTAAAACCACTTTTTCAGAAGAACAGTATTGCAGTGGAGTTGACCGATTTCTCGGTCTTCTATTCACAGGATTCCGTAGCAGCCGCCGAAGCGACTCTCAAAGACAAGTCCAGTAAAGTAGTTGTCGAACGGGGGCAGATCGTCAAAGTGAGCAAGGATAAGAACGGAATCATCACTCGTGAACGTCTCACTCAGCACTGGACTGACTGGATCGATTATTGGGCGGTGGATTTCAACTTTGAAAACAAGCGTGAAATAGTCCGTGTCAAGAACGAAGAGAGTGGCGAATGGGAAGAGCGCTGGACTGGGGATTTCATCTTTGAAAACGAGTGGCAGTCGTTCCGCACGAAGAAGGACCGCAAGTTGGAACTCAAAAGCGTACTTCACGAATGTACTCCAGGACGACGGAAACTGGCTGTAAAGGTCGTGGATATCTTTGGTAACGATACAATGACGATTATCGAGGTCAACGTGGGAGGTAAGAAATAA